The Rhodococcus sp. B50 DNA window GTGCTCGTGGATGGCGACGATGCCCAGTTCCTCGGGCGCGATCGCACCCAGGACGGTGTTCACTTTCGACACAACAATTCCCCTTCGGGACGAAGACTTCTCGATGACGGCTGGTCGGCGGCTCAGCGCGCGGCCAGCAGATCCTGCGGGTTGGTGGTGAGGATCTGCTGCACGGTGTCGTCGGCGAGGCCGGCGGCGCGCAGCTGCGGCGCGAAGGCGGTGAGCACATCGCCGAACGGCAGGTCGCGGGCCGGGTGGCCCTTGGCGACGCCGGTGGCGCTCGCGGACAGCAGGATCCGGTGGCCGAAGCCGGCGGCGACCAGCTCGGTGACCAGGGTGACGCGCTCGGCGTCGGAGACGTGGGTCTCGTCCTCGGTGCCGACATGGTCGAGGGCGAGGTAGGCGCCGCGGCGGGCGATCTCGGCGGGGGCGCCGGCGGCGACGGCGTCGCGGCGGTCCAGTCCCCCGACGACGATCCGGTCGGCGGGCAGCTGCTCGTCGAGGGCGACGTCGAGGTCGGCGAGCGGGTCCTTGCCGTAGCGCAGGGACACCGCGACACCGGTGTCGCGGCCGGCGCGGGCCGCGCCGCGGAACAAGCTCTCCTCGGTGGCGGT harbors:
- a CDS encoding phosphotriesterase — translated: MTGPETATATVHTVLGPVAAADLGVVAVHEALLSVLPGAQHAYDIDFDRAEIFATLLGKLRDFRAAGGGTLVDATGMFHGRDVPMYENLSRASGVHIVASTGLGPENLLGGYFLTPQTNPPTPWPADKFADLFAREVTDGMVVPRVERRGPAGLITTAANPDGMTATEESLFRGAARAGRDTGVAVSLRYGKDPLADLDVALDEQLPADRIVVGGLDRRDAVAAGAPAEIARRGAYLALDHVGTEDETHVSDAERVTLVTELVAAGFGHRILLSASATGVAKGHPARDLPFGDVLTAFAPQLRAAGLADDTVQQILTTNPQDLLAAR